Below is a window of uncultured Sphaerochaeta sp. DNA.
ACAATGATTCTCTTCAATGGCTTGATCAGCGCCAGTGGGAGAGGTTCCCTTTTCGTCCCAGCAAACATCTCGAACCTCATCAGCCAGAACTCTTACGTAGTCATTCTGGCAACAGGTATGTTGCTCTGTATCCTTACCGGTGGAAACATTGACCTTTCAGTGGGTTCTGTCGTTGCCTTGGTTGGAGCTTTGGCCGGAACCTTGATCGTGAATCTAGGTTGGAATATATACATATCCATCTTTATCTGCCTACTCACGGGACTTGCAATCGGGGCGTGGCAAGGGTTCTGGATCGCCTATGTACGGATTCCTCCCTTTATCACCACCTTGGCGGGAATGCTGCTCTGGAGAGGGGTTGCCTTGCTTATTCTCAACGGGCTGACCATCTCCCCCTTCCCGGAAGAGTATCTGAATTATTTCAATAGCTTCCTGCCAAACACTGATGACAAGGCTAAGGTATTTGCCATCACATTCATCATTGGTGTCATCATCTGCTTGATCGTCATAGCATATACGCTGTTCAATCGACAGACCAAGAAGAAAAAGGGGTATCAGATTGAACCCCTGGCATTTACCATCGCACGAATCATTTTCCTCTCTGCAGCCATTCTCCTGATAGCAAGCTTGCTTGGTCAGCATAAAGGGATCCCCGTTGTCCTGATCCTGCTTGCAGTAATCGTACTAGGATATAGCTACTTCACTTCTCGCAGTGTCCCAGGAAGGCATCTCTATGCATTGGGCGGTAATGAGAAGGCAGCAAAACTCTCAGGTATCAATACCAATCGGGTACTCTTCTTTGCTTATGCAAATATGGGCTTTCTTGCCGGTGTAGCTGCCCTGGTTGGAGTGGCTCGGTTCAACTCTGCAGCCCCGACAGCAGGGACAAACTATGAACTCGATGCAATTGGAGCTTGTTTCATCGGAGGAGCTTCAGCATACGGTGGAACAGGGACCGTTGGTGGAGCAATCATCGGCGCTATCTTCATGGGTGTTTTGAACAACGGTATGTCGATACTTGGAATTGATGCTAACTGGCAGAAAGCCGTCAAGGGTATCGTTGTTCTTGCTGCTGTGGTATTTGATGTTTTAAGCAAAAAGCGGGTAAAATCCAGCTGAGGACACTTGCGCATGCAACGTTGTCAGCATATCCTCATGCAAAAGGACTACCATGGCTGTTACAATTAGAGATATCGCAAAAGAGGCAGGAGTATCGAGAGGAACCGTCGATCGGGTTCTCCATAAACGTAAAGGGGTGAATGAAGAGGTTGCAAAACGGGTGCAGGCTATCGCAGATGAGATGGGATTCACCCCCAACCTTGCAGGAAAAGTACTTGCAAGAAGGAAACAGCCTCTAAGAATTGGGTGTCTTTTGCCAAGTATAGGCAATCCATTCTTTGACGATGTCATCGCAGGCTTTCGCCAAGCAGAACGTGAGCTGAGTG
It encodes the following:
- the mmsB gene encoding multiple monosaccharide ABC transporter permease, with amino-acid sequence MRHSLGIKESMKKNSMLLVLIATMILFNGLISASGRGSLFVPANISNLISQNSYVVILATGMLLCILTGGNIDLSVGSVVALVGALAGTLIVNLGWNIYISIFICLLTGLAIGAWQGFWIAYVRIPPFITTLAGMLLWRGVALLILNGLTISPFPEEYLNYFNSFLPNTDDKAKVFAITFIIGVIICLIVIAYTLFNRQTKKKKGYQIEPLAFTIARIIFLSAAILLIASLLGQHKGIPVVLILLAVIVLGYSYFTSRSVPGRHLYALGGNEKAAKLSGINTNRVLFFAYANMGFLAGVAALVGVARFNSAAPTAGTNYELDAIGACFIGGASAYGGTGTVGGAIIGAIFMGVLNNGMSILGIDANWQKAVKGIVVLAAVVFDVLSKKRVKSS